In the Aythya fuligula isolate bAytFul2 chromosome 8, bAytFul2.pri, whole genome shotgun sequence genome, one interval contains:
- the NASP gene encoding nuclear autoantigenic sperm protein isoform X2 has translation MQSSAVAAAPRVEPASASPTRMEEELAAPSTSADKADGMDVDGESKKLLGLGQKHLVMGNIPAAVNAFQEAASLLGKKYGETADECAEVFFYYGKSLLELARMENGVLGNALEGVQVEEEGEKAEDDSALPAADEETREELREQVYNAMGEKEEAKKSTEGAPVLAEKEVKTEDVEMEDGTEEKPREEATDMDVKVEEAKEKTEASVEKELTSEEQKQQMAVEKTTTKEEAAVEEKAVEKEQNTKHKEVAEATEEKDRMTEVSDKEPKAAVEEAKSTEAPVEEKGEAGEQMTEATEKEAAVKKGEAIEGQAEAAVEEKALSQEVTAEGQAAVTVEQKEAAEGQAEAAEQKKVEEKEPAEPATEEKPAEPKETESSKEPGPAEGKEPSNDVEEKAEVAAKVEKEEKKDDLMEEGEGAKVEKEEKDDQMEEGEETEESEEEDKENDKAEDDKENELTVEDKSLQESEEEEIGNLELAWDMLELAKVIYKRKETKEAQLHAAQAHLKLGEVSIESENYVQAIEEFQACLALQQKYLEAHDRLLAESHYQLALAYHYNSQFDEAVLQFGKSVEVIDKRMAMLTERIKKSEGGSPEDEKEIEELKGLLPEIKEKIEDSKESQKSARVAELALKATLVGTTSGFAQSEDSGSVSTIPVRKAADGASQCVTDISHLVRKKAEKRPQAESGATVESTV, from the exons ATGCAATCCTCGGCCGtcgccgccgccccccgcgtCGAGCCCGCGTCGGCCTCCCCGACTAG GATGGAAGAGGAACTGGCCGCCCCCTCCACCTCCGCCGACAAAGCAGACGG TATGGATGTGGATGGAGAATCCAAGAAACTATTGGGTTTAGGACAGAAACACTTGGTAATGGGAAATATTCCAGCTGCTGTTAATGCATTCCAGGAAGCTGCAAGCTTGCT GGGTAAAAAATATGGTGAGACAGCGGATGAGTgtgcagaagtttttttttattatggaaAATCTCTCCTGGAGTTGGCAAG AATGGAAAATGGTGTATTGGGAAATGCCTTAGAAGGGGTGCAGGttgaagaggaaggagagaaagctGAAGATGATTCCGCCTTACCGGCTGCTGATG AAGAAACAAGGGAGGAGTTGAGAGAACAGGTATATAACGccatgggggaaaaagaagaggcCAAGAAGTCTACGGAAGGAGCTCCAGTCCTAGCTGAGAAGGAAGTCAAAACGGAGGATGTGGAAATGGAAGATGGAACGGAAGAAAAGCCAAGGGAAGAAGCGACTGACATGGACGTAAAGGTAGAAGAGGCTAAAGAGAAGACAGAGGCTTCTGTGGAAAAAGAATTAacttcagaagaacaaaagcagcagatggCTGTGGAAAAGACAACTACAAAAGAGGAGGCAGCTGtggaagagaaagcagtggaaaaagagCAGAACACAAAGCATAAAGAGGTAGCAGAGGCAACGGAGGAGAAGGACAGAATGACAGAAGTGTCGGACAAGGAGCCAAAGGCAGCTGTGGAAGAGGCTAAGTCTACAGAAGCACCTgtggaagagaagggagaggcaggagagcagatgacagaagcaacagaaaaagaggCAGCCGTCAAAAAGGGAGAGGCAATAGaagggcaggcagaggcagctgtgGAAGAGAAGGCGTTGTCACAAGAAGTGACAGCAGAAGGGCAGGCAGCTGTCACTGTGGAGCagaaagaagctgcagaagggcaggcagaggcagctgagcagaagaaggtggaggagaaagagccagcagagccagctaCAGAAGAGAAACCAGCTGAACCTAAAGAGACAGAGTCCTCAAAGGAACCAGGGCCCGCAGAGGGCAAGGAACCATCTAATGACGTggaagaaaaggctgaagtAGCAGCTAAGgtagagaaagaggaaaagaaagatgaccTGATGGAAGAGGGTGAAGGTGCTAAGgtagagaaagaagagaaagatgacCAGATGGAAGAGGGAGAAG AAACAGAAGAATCTGAggaagaagataaagaaaatgacaaagctGAAGATGATAAGGAGAATGAATTGACAGTGGAAGACAAG TCTTTACAGGAaagtgaggaggaagaaattgGAAATCTTGAGCTAGCCTGGGACATGCTGGAGTTAGCGAAAGTCATCTACAAGAG aaaagaaacaaaagaagctcAGCTCCACGCGGCTCAGGCTCATCTAAAGCTAGGAGAAGTCAGCATTGAATCTG AAAACTATGTGCAGGCTATAGAGGAGTTCCAGGCCTGTCTGGCCCTGCAGCAGAAATACCTGGAGGCTCACGACCGCCTGCTTGCCGAAAGCCACTACCAGCTGGCCCTGGCCTACCACTACAACAGCCAGTTCGACGAGGCAGTGCTGCAGTTTGGCAAATCCGTAGAAGTCATCGACAAGAGAATGG CAATGCTTACTGAACGAATAAAGAAGTCAGAAGGTGGGTCCCCTGAAGATGAAAAGGAGATTGAAGAATTAAAAGGACTTCTCcctgaaatcaaagaaaagataGAGGATTCGAAGGAGTCTCAAAAGAGTGCAAGAGTAGCTGAGCTGGCACTGAAAGCGACTCTG GTTGGAACTACGTCTGGCTTTGCACAAAGTGAAGACAGCGGTTCGGTTTCCACA ATTCCAGttagaaaagcagcagatggaGCATCTCAGTGTGTTACAGACATCTCTCACCTGGTCAGGAAAAAG gcaGAGAAGAGGCCACAAGCAGAATCAGGGGCTACAGTTGAAAGCACAGTATGA
- the NASP gene encoding nuclear autoantigenic sperm protein isoform X1: MQSSAVAAAPRVEPASASPTRMEEELAAPSTSADKADGMDVDGESKKLLGLGQKHLVMGNIPAAVNAFQEAASLLGKKYGETADECAEVFFYYGKSLLELARMENGVLGNALEGVQVEEEGEKAEDDSALPAADEETREELREQVYNAMGEKEEAKKSTEGAPVLAEKEVKTEDVEMEDGTEEKPREEATDMDVKVEEAKEKTEASVEKELTSEEQKQQMAVEKTTTKEEAAVEEKAVEKEQNTKHKEVAEATEEKDRMTEVSDKEPKAAVEEAKSTEAPVEEKGEAGEQMTEATEKEAAVKKGEAIEGQAEAAVEEKALSQEVTAEGQAAVTVEQKEAAEGQAEAAEQKKVEEKEPAEPATEEKPAEPKETESSKEPGPAEGKEPSNDVEEKAEVAAKVEKEEKKDDLMEEGEGAKVEKEEKDDQMEEGEETEESEEEDKENDKAEDDKENELTVEDKSLQESEEEEIGNLELAWDMLELAKVIYKRKETKEAQLHAAQAHLKLGEVSIESENYVQAIEEFQACLALQQKYLEAHDRLLAESHYQLALAYHYNSQFDEAVLQFGKSVEVIDKRMAMLTERIKKSEGGSPEDEKEIEELKGLLPEIKEKIEDSKESQKSARVAELALKATLVGTTSGFAQSEDSGSVSTIPVRKAADGASQCVTDISHLVRKKRKPEEETHQGDNEAKKSKPEPAVNGGGAAAAPSGKEVPEKMEEEAEKRPQAESGATVESTV, translated from the exons ATGCAATCCTCGGCCGtcgccgccgccccccgcgtCGAGCCCGCGTCGGCCTCCCCGACTAG GATGGAAGAGGAACTGGCCGCCCCCTCCACCTCCGCCGACAAAGCAGACGG TATGGATGTGGATGGAGAATCCAAGAAACTATTGGGTTTAGGACAGAAACACTTGGTAATGGGAAATATTCCAGCTGCTGTTAATGCATTCCAGGAAGCTGCAAGCTTGCT GGGTAAAAAATATGGTGAGACAGCGGATGAGTgtgcagaagtttttttttattatggaaAATCTCTCCTGGAGTTGGCAAG AATGGAAAATGGTGTATTGGGAAATGCCTTAGAAGGGGTGCAGGttgaagaggaaggagagaaagctGAAGATGATTCCGCCTTACCGGCTGCTGATG AAGAAACAAGGGAGGAGTTGAGAGAACAGGTATATAACGccatgggggaaaaagaagaggcCAAGAAGTCTACGGAAGGAGCTCCAGTCCTAGCTGAGAAGGAAGTCAAAACGGAGGATGTGGAAATGGAAGATGGAACGGAAGAAAAGCCAAGGGAAGAAGCGACTGACATGGACGTAAAGGTAGAAGAGGCTAAAGAGAAGACAGAGGCTTCTGTGGAAAAAGAATTAacttcagaagaacaaaagcagcagatggCTGTGGAAAAGACAACTACAAAAGAGGAGGCAGCTGtggaagagaaagcagtggaaaaagagCAGAACACAAAGCATAAAGAGGTAGCAGAGGCAACGGAGGAGAAGGACAGAATGACAGAAGTGTCGGACAAGGAGCCAAAGGCAGCTGTGGAAGAGGCTAAGTCTACAGAAGCACCTgtggaagagaagggagaggcaggagagcagatgacagaagcaacagaaaaagaggCAGCCGTCAAAAAGGGAGAGGCAATAGaagggcaggcagaggcagctgtgGAAGAGAAGGCGTTGTCACAAGAAGTGACAGCAGAAGGGCAGGCAGCTGTCACTGTGGAGCagaaagaagctgcagaagggcaggcagaggcagctgagcagaagaaggtggaggagaaagagccagcagagccagctaCAGAAGAGAAACCAGCTGAACCTAAAGAGACAGAGTCCTCAAAGGAACCAGGGCCCGCAGAGGGCAAGGAACCATCTAATGACGTggaagaaaaggctgaagtAGCAGCTAAGgtagagaaagaggaaaagaaagatgaccTGATGGAAGAGGGTGAAGGTGCTAAGgtagagaaagaagagaaagatgacCAGATGGAAGAGGGAGAAG AAACAGAAGAATCTGAggaagaagataaagaaaatgacaaagctGAAGATGATAAGGAGAATGAATTGACAGTGGAAGACAAG TCTTTACAGGAaagtgaggaggaagaaattgGAAATCTTGAGCTAGCCTGGGACATGCTGGAGTTAGCGAAAGTCATCTACAAGAG aaaagaaacaaaagaagctcAGCTCCACGCGGCTCAGGCTCATCTAAAGCTAGGAGAAGTCAGCATTGAATCTG AAAACTATGTGCAGGCTATAGAGGAGTTCCAGGCCTGTCTGGCCCTGCAGCAGAAATACCTGGAGGCTCACGACCGCCTGCTTGCCGAAAGCCACTACCAGCTGGCCCTGGCCTACCACTACAACAGCCAGTTCGACGAGGCAGTGCTGCAGTTTGGCAAATCCGTAGAAGTCATCGACAAGAGAATGG CAATGCTTACTGAACGAATAAAGAAGTCAGAAGGTGGGTCCCCTGAAGATGAAAAGGAGATTGAAGAATTAAAAGGACTTCTCcctgaaatcaaagaaaagataGAGGATTCGAAGGAGTCTCAAAAGAGTGCAAGAGTAGCTGAGCTGGCACTGAAAGCGACTCTG GTTGGAACTACGTCTGGCTTTGCACAAAGTGAAGACAGCGGTTCGGTTTCCACA ATTCCAGttagaaaagcagcagatggaGCATCTCAGTGTGTTACAGACATCTCTCACCTGGTCAGGAAAAAG AGGAAACCAGAGGAGGAGACTCACCAGGGAGACAATGAAGCTAAGAAATCTAAACCAGAACCGGCTGTCAatggtggtggtgctgctgctgcccccagtgGAAAGGAGGTTccagaaaaaatggaagaggag gcaGAGAAGAGGCCACAAGCAGAATCAGGGGCTACAGTTGAAAGCACAGTATGA